In Drosophila yakuba strain Tai18E2 chromosome 2R, Prin_Dyak_Tai18E2_2.1, whole genome shotgun sequence, a single genomic region encodes these proteins:
- the LOC6530650 gene encoding kinase D-interacting substrate of 220 kDa isoform X4, translated as MRRTPKLQLVGRAYSEMSPLNPDPLAESPSTSNAGQDRRGDQSGYGSIFPFGLLRGSFGRGGNASQNINRFGDSMGSLGHRALLQYIDNNDISGLRAILDSRHLTIDDRDENATTVLMVVAGRGLTAFVREFLARGADVQAEDLDNWTALLCASRNGHLDVVQLLLDHGAEVEHRDMGGWTSLMWAAYRGHTELVRLLLDKGADGNAHGNYHLGALLWAAGRGYKDIVELLVQRGAKVNVGDKYGTTALVWACRRGNVEIVDTLLKAGANVDTAGMYSWTPLLVAAAGGHTDCVSSILEKKPNVNALDKDGMTALCIASREGFQDIAASLIAAGAYINIQDRGADTPLIHAVKAGHRTVVEALLKKHADVDIQGKDRKTAIYTAVEKGHTPIVRLLLATNPDLESATKDGDTPLLRAVRNRNLEIVHLLLDRKAKVTASDKRGDTCLHIAMRARSKAIVEALLRNPKHSQLLYRANKAGETPYNIDSLHQKTILGQVFGARRLNTNEDSEGMLGYELYSSALADVLSEPTLTTPITVGLYAKWGSGKSFLLNKLRDEMNNFARQWAEPPIRTSGLLFIVCLHLALLIGTIVGLSTWSAVVGVSAAVGFLLLAYLLLAAVRYCNYQMDMQWAYSVQHGLEKRMTRLRLILQVAFCHPPGPQSDSQAKPVRFHFAEANSASPTGDGAVAHMLAALLDAIESHYGWLATRLYRAFRPKCLKVDVGWRWRRMCCIPIVLVFELALVTLVTGISLIVAYFTFADEKEKEQILVALYVIAAVMGTLICTHLHVLAKVFVSLFTSHIRLLKRAVRSSESAPLTMLGAEVAVMTDMVKCLDAFTNQQSRLVGVIDALDSCDTERILTLLNAVQTLLSSPNRPFVLLISVDPHVIAKAAEANSRRLFTEGGIGGHDFLRNLVHLPVYLQNSGLRKVQRAQMTALLFKRSGGGDYQTDDGPTLGHSVSARRLSNASEIISSQEKLRGPARGGGGKKMRLSESVASSTGSNLHRLGQNPQTVLDLSRIVLTDDYFSDVNPRSMRRLMNVIYITVRLLKAFQIDFSWYRLSSWINLTEQWPLRASMIVLHHDQFMDGNADESVSLQSVYEKLRPKLAYLREAAPLLELDRDERKLDAFLQLHKSDLLVADLRIFLPFTINLDPYLRKVLKEDQQTIEDEGSLVIQTRPSVSNTMRQFPAPTTYVPSPQAYPPYQMFQNEYPANELRSRNLSTSTEPVTPLISSPSDSFGDDILQTKLTDLTVEGVISLLERIEDMKPSLAKLAPVLRENAINGRVLKHCDMPDLKSVLGLSFGHWELFRLLITTLRECERLPRKQPRQQQQPAALEAPSNVPMIKDVTDALMQPPRESLSRKNSVSHMEKQSKVHDYEYLQVTLEEQMICGTLQTLNEEAYEDVASSERPSPTGEMLAAAAQLQLAPIRESSEFGSPSDDQKQYGVKISNNNNNQYLHAEYNRSVSTHSLQSLSTLVGAPGGHGGSGGGHLHLGNELDTPSAGAAMTTPLLGASGSVPPPTGRDSILKQQGSVKVDKRVSIQQTATNNNNKLTPNVEYVSERQPEVQGATKRLTTKPPPGPRPASLIITRNDSNSQFQLLRSSSVDYDDVEAQEHRTTIRTTLLEQQEEEESAPFVFTVRK; from the exons AACATAAATCGCTTCGGAGACTCCATGGGTTCGCTGGGACATCGTGCCTTGTTGCAGTACATCGATAATAATGATATATCCGGTCTGCGCGCTATCTTGGACAGCCGTCATCTTACCATCGACGATCGGGATGAG AATGCCACCACAGTGTTGATGGTAGTGGCTGGACGCGGTTTGACTGCGTTTGTCCGCGAGTTTCTGGCCCGCGGTGCCGATGTTCAGGCAGAGGATTTGGACAACTGGACGGCACTGCTGTGTGCCTCCCGAAACGGGCACTTGGATGTTGTCCAACTGCTGCTGGACCATGGCGCTGAAGTGGAGCACCGTGATATG GGTGGCTGGACCAGTTTGATGTGGGCAGCTTACCGCGGGCACACGGAGCTGGTGCGCCTTCTGCTGGACAAGGGAGCCGATGGCAATGCCCATGGCAACTACCACCTGGGCGCCCTTCTGTGGGCGGCGGGCCGTGGCTACAAGGACATCGTGGAGCTGCTGGTGCAACGCGGCGCAAAAGTGAATGTGGGTGATAAGTATGGAACCACAGCCCTGGTATGGGCATGCAGGCGAGGAAATGTGGAGATTGTGGACACGTTACTTAAGGCTGGAGCCAATGTGGACACCGCTGGCATGTATTCATGGACGCCTCTGCTCGTTGCGGCCGCCGGCGGCCATACGGATTGCGTTAGTTCCATTCTCGAGAAGAAGCCAAATGTGAATGCCTTGGACAAAGATGGAATGACTGCCCTTTGCATAGCGAGTCGAGAGGGTTTCCAGGATATTGCCGCCTCCCTTATTGCGGCTGGTGCCTACATAAATATCCAGGATCGCGGAGCAGATACCCCGCTCATACATGCCGTTAAAGCTGGTCATCGAACTGTGGTGGAGGCTCTGCTCAAGAAACATGCCGACGTGGATATACAGGGAAAAGATCGCAAGACGGCCATTTACACCGCGGTGGAGAAAGGACATACGCCGATTGTTAGGCTACTGTTGGCCACCAATCCCGATCTGGAATCCGCCACCAAGGATGGCGACACTCCCCTGCTGAGAGCTGTACGAAATCGTAACTTGGAGATTGTGCATCTGCTGCTAGATCGGAAGGCCAAGGTGACTGCTAGCGATAAAAGGGGCGACACCTGCCTGCACATTGCAATGCGGGCAAGGAGCAAGGCGATTGTGGAGGCTCTCCTGCGAAATCCGAAGCACAGTCAGCTCTTGTATAGAGCCAACAAAGCTGGAGAAACGCCCTACAACATTGACTCCCTGCACCAGAAGACCATATTGGGCCAGGTCTTTGGCGCCAGACGTCTGAACACCAACGAGGACTCTGAGGGAATGCTGGGCTACGAGCTGTACTCCTCTGCCTTAGCGGATGTGCTCAGTGAGCCGACATTAACCACTCCCATTACCGTGGGACTCTACGCCAAATGGGGCAGTGGAAAGAGTTTCCTGCTAAATAAGCTGCGCGACGAGATGAACAACTTTGCGCGCCAGTGGGCGGAACCACCGATTCGAACCAGTGGCCTGCTCTTCATCGTCTGCCTTCATTTGGCATTGCTCATTGGAACTATTGTGGGACTGAGCACCTGGTCAGCGGTTGTGGGCGTGTCGGCGGCTGTCGGATTCTTGCTGCTCGCTTATCTGCTTCTGGCAGCAGTGAGATACTGCAATTACCAGATGGACATGCAGTGGGCCTACTCTGTGCAACATGGTCTCGAGAAGAGAATGACGAGATTGCGTCTGATACTTCAGGTGGCCTTTTGCCATCCGCCGGGACCACAATCGGATTCACAGGCCAAACCCGTGCGGTTTCACTTTGCGGAGGCCAACAGCGCTTCACCCACAGGTGATGGAGCTGTAGCTCATATGTTGGCCGCTCTCTTAGATGCTATAGAATCTCACTACGGATGGCTGGCCACGAGATTGTACCGAGCCTTTCGTCCGAAGTGCTTGAAAGTGGATGTTGGCTGGCGTTGGCGTCGCATGTGCTGTATCCCAATCGTTTTGGTCTTCGAACTAGCCCTCGTCACCCTGGTTACTGGCATCTCTCTCATCGTGGCCTACTTCACGTTTGCCGATGAGAAGGAAAAGGAACAGATATTGGTCGCTCTTTATGTGATTGCAGCCGTGATGGGCACGCTGATCTGTACACATCTCCATGTCCTGGCTAAGGTGTTTGTATCCCTGTTCACCTCCCACATCCGACTGCTGAAGAGGGCTGTTCGGTCCAGTGAATCGGCTCCGTTGACTATGCTGGGTGCCGAGGTGGCCGTGATGACGGACATGGTCAAGTGCCTGGATGCTTTCACCAATCAGCAGAGTCGCTTAGTTGGCGTGATCGATGCCTTGGATTCCTGTGACACCGAGAGGATTCTCACTCTTCTGAATGCTGTGCAAACGCTTCTTTCTTCACCTAACCGACCATTTGTTTTGCTCATTTCTGTGGATCCACACGTCATAGCCAAAGCAGCGGAGGCTAATAGCCGACGACTCTTTACGGAGGGCGGAATCGGAGGACATGACTTCCTGAGAAATTTGGTGCATCTGCCTGTTTATTTGCAAAACTCCGGACTGAGAAAGGTACAACGAGCCCAGATGACAGCGCTGCTGTTCAAGCGAAGTGGCGGAGGAGATTACCAGACAGACGATGGACCGACATTGGGTCACTCTGTATCTGCTCGTCGACTGTCCAATGCCTCTGAGATAATCTCCAGTCAGGAGAAGCTCCGCGGACCCGCCCGAGGAGGTGGTGGAAAGAAGATGCGTCTCTCCGAATCCGTGGCCAGCTCTACTGGTTCCAATCTTCACCGCCTGGGTCAGAACCCACAGACTGTGCTTGATCTATCGCGCATTGTGCTCACGGATGATTACTTCAGCGATGTGAATCCACGAAGTATGCGCCGCCTGATGAACGTGATCTACATCACGGTGCGCTTGCTCAAGGCCTTCCAGATTGACTTCAGCTGGTATCGTCTTAGTTCCTGGATCAATCTGACTGAGCAGTGGCCATTGAGGGCAAGTATGATAGTGCTGCATCACGACCAGTTCATGGATGGCAATGCGGATGAGAGTGTTTCGCTGCAAAGCGTTTACGAGAA ACTGCGACCGAAACTCGCTTACTTGAGAGAGGCTGCTCCACTCCTGGAGTTGGATCGAGATGAACGAAAGCTCGACGCCTTCCTGCAGCTGCACAAATCAGATTTACTCGTGGCGGATCTGCGCATCTTCTTGCCCTTCACCATTAATCTGGATCCTTACTTAAGAAAGGTCTTAAAGG AGGATCAGCAAACCATCGAGGACGAGGGTTCCCTAGTGATACAAACCAGGCCCAGCGTTTCCAATACCATGCGTCAATTCCCAGCGCCCACCACCTACGTGCCTTCGCCGCAGGCCTATCCACCCTACCAAATGTTCCAGAACGAGTATCCTGCCAATGAGCTACGCTCCAGGAATCTCAGCACGAGCACAGAGCCTGTCACCCCGCTTATTAGCTCACCTAGTGATTCGTTTGGT GATGACATCCTGCAAACCAAGCTGACCGATTTGACCGTCGAGGGAGTCATCAGTCTGCTGGAGCGGATCGAGGACATGAAACCATCGTTGGCCAAACTAGCTCCTGTGCTCCGCGAGAACGCAATCAATGGTCGTGTCCTGAAGCACTGCGATATGCCGGATCTGAAATCG GTTCTGGGCCTGAGCTTTGGCCACTGGGAGCTGTTCCGCCTGCTGATCACCACGTTGCGGGAATGCGAGCGTTTGCCACGAAAGCAGCcgcgccagcagcaacaaccggCCGCGTTGGAGGCGCCATCGAATGTCCCAATGATTAAGGATGTTACGGATGCCCTGATGCAGCCACCCAGGGAATCCCTCTCGCGGAAGAACTCTGTCAGTCATATGGAGAAGCAG TCAAAAGTGCATGACTACGAGTATCTGCAG GTCACGCTGGAGGAGCAGATGATCTGCGGCACCTTACAGACTCTGAATGAGGAGGCGTACGAGGATGTGGCCAGTAGCGAGAGACCGAGTCCCACAGGTGAGATGTTGGCGGCAGCCGCACAACTGCAATTAGCACCCATACGCGAGTCCTCCGAGTTCGGATCGCCTTCCGACGATCAGAAGCAGTATGGGGTCAAGataagcaacaacaacaacaaccagtaCTTGCATGCGGAGTACAACCGGAGCGTTAGCACGCACTCCCTGCAGAGTCTGAGCACTCTGGTGGGTGCACCCGGTGGTCATGGTGGTTCCGGTGGCGGTCACCTGCACCTGGGCAATG AACTCGACACGCCGAGTGCCGGAGCAGCAATGACGACCCCATTGCTCGGTGCCTCCGGCTCTGTGCCACCGCCAACAGGTCGGGATTCTATTTTAAAACAGCAGGGAAGCGTCAAAGTCGACAAGCGAGTATCGATTCAACAAACGGCgaccaacaataacaacaagctTACGCCAAATGTGGAGTATGTTTCCGAACGCCAGCCGGAGGTCCAAGGAGCAACCAAGCGCTTGACAACCAAGCCGCCACCAG GACCTCGTCCCGCATCGCTGATCATCACCAGAAACGATTCCAACTCACAGTTCCAGCTGCTGCGATCCTCCTCAGTGGACTACGACGATGTGGAGGCCCAGGAGCACCGAACCACGATTAGGACCACTTTGCTGGAACAGCAGGAGGAAGAGGAATCAGCCCCGTTCGTGTTTACAGTGCGAAAATGA
- the LOC6530650 gene encoding kinase D-interacting substrate of 220 kDa isoform X7, with the protein MFKSRLKTNPGGSENINRFGDSMGSLGHRALLQYIDNNDISGLRAILDSRHLTIDDRDENATTVLMVVAGRGLTAFVREFLARGADVQAEDLDNWTALLCASRNGHLDVVQLLLDHGAEVEHRDMGGWTSLMWAAYRGHTELVRLLLDKGADGNAHGNYHLGALLWAAGRGYKDIVELLVQRGAKVNVGDKYGTTALVWACRRGNVEIVDTLLKAGANVDTAGMYSWTPLLVAAAGGHTDCVSSILEKKPNVNALDKDGMTALCIASREGFQDIAASLIAAGAYINIQDRGADTPLIHAVKAGHRTVVEALLKKHADVDIQGKDRKTAIYTAVEKGHTPIVRLLLATNPDLESATKDGDTPLLRAVRNRNLEIVHLLLDRKAKVTASDKRGDTCLHIAMRARSKAIVEALLRNPKHSQLLYRANKAGETPYNIDSLHQKTILGQVFGARRLNTNEDSEGMLGYELYSSALADVLSEPTLTTPITVGLYAKWGSGKSFLLNKLRDEMNNFARQWAEPPIRTSGLLFIVCLHLALLIGTIVGLSTWSAVVGVSAAVGFLLLAYLLLAAVRYCNYQMDMQWAYSVQHGLEKRMTRLRLILQVAFCHPPGPQSDSQAKPVRFHFAEANSASPTGDGAVAHMLAALLDAIESHYGWLATRLYRAFRPKCLKVDVGWRWRRMCCIPIVLVFELALVTLVTGISLIVAYFTFADEKEKEQILVALYVIAAVMGTLICTHLHVLAKVFVSLFTSHIRLLKRAVRSSESAPLTMLGAEVAVMTDMVKCLDAFTNQQSRLVGVIDALDSCDTERILTLLNAVQTLLSSPNRPFVLLISVDPHVIAKAAEANSRRLFTEGGIGGHDFLRNLVHLPVYLQNSGLRKVQRAQMTALLFKRSGGGDYQTDDGPTLGHSVSARRLSNASEIISSQEKLRGPARGGGGKKMRLSESVASSTGSNLHRLGQNPQTVLDLSRIVLTDDYFSDVNPRSMRRLMNVIYITVRLLKAFQIDFSWYRLSSWINLTEQWPLRASMIVLHHDQFMDGNADESVSLQSVYEKLRPKLAYLREAAPLLELDRDERKLDAFLQLHKSDLLVADLRIFLPFTINLDPYLRKVLKEDQQTIEDEGSLVIQTRPSVSNTMRQFPAPTTYVPSPQAYPPYQMFQNEYPANELRSRNLSTSTEPVTPLISSPSDSFGDDILQTKLTDLTVEGVISLLERIEDMKPSLAKLAPVLRENAINGRVLKHCDMPDLKSVLGLSFGHWELFRLLITTLRECERLPRKQPRQQQQPAALEAPSNVPMIKDVTDALMQPPRESLSRKNSVSHMEKQSKVHDYEYLQVTLEEQMICGTLQTLNEEAYEDVASSERPSPTGEMLAAAAQLQLAPIRESSEFGSPSDDQKQYGVKISNNNNNQYLHAEYNRSVSTHSLQSLSTLVGAPGGHGGSGGGHLHLGNELDTPSAGAAMTTPLLGASGSVPPPTGRDSILKQQGSVKVDKRVSIQQTATNNNNKLTPNVEYVSERQPEVQGATKRLTTKPPPGPRPASLIITRNDSNSQFQLLRSSSVDYDDVEAQEHRTTIRTTLLEQQEEEESAPFVFTVRK; encoded by the exons AACATAAATCGCTTCGGAGACTCCATGGGTTCGCTGGGACATCGTGCCTTGTTGCAGTACATCGATAATAATGATATATCCGGTCTGCGCGCTATCTTGGACAGCCGTCATCTTACCATCGACGATCGGGATGAG AATGCCACCACAGTGTTGATGGTAGTGGCTGGACGCGGTTTGACTGCGTTTGTCCGCGAGTTTCTGGCCCGCGGTGCCGATGTTCAGGCAGAGGATTTGGACAACTGGACGGCACTGCTGTGTGCCTCCCGAAACGGGCACTTGGATGTTGTCCAACTGCTGCTGGACCATGGCGCTGAAGTGGAGCACCGTGATATG GGTGGCTGGACCAGTTTGATGTGGGCAGCTTACCGCGGGCACACGGAGCTGGTGCGCCTTCTGCTGGACAAGGGAGCCGATGGCAATGCCCATGGCAACTACCACCTGGGCGCCCTTCTGTGGGCGGCGGGCCGTGGCTACAAGGACATCGTGGAGCTGCTGGTGCAACGCGGCGCAAAAGTGAATGTGGGTGATAAGTATGGAACCACAGCCCTGGTATGGGCATGCAGGCGAGGAAATGTGGAGATTGTGGACACGTTACTTAAGGCTGGAGCCAATGTGGACACCGCTGGCATGTATTCATGGACGCCTCTGCTCGTTGCGGCCGCCGGCGGCCATACGGATTGCGTTAGTTCCATTCTCGAGAAGAAGCCAAATGTGAATGCCTTGGACAAAGATGGAATGACTGCCCTTTGCATAGCGAGTCGAGAGGGTTTCCAGGATATTGCCGCCTCCCTTATTGCGGCTGGTGCCTACATAAATATCCAGGATCGCGGAGCAGATACCCCGCTCATACATGCCGTTAAAGCTGGTCATCGAACTGTGGTGGAGGCTCTGCTCAAGAAACATGCCGACGTGGATATACAGGGAAAAGATCGCAAGACGGCCATTTACACCGCGGTGGAGAAAGGACATACGCCGATTGTTAGGCTACTGTTGGCCACCAATCCCGATCTGGAATCCGCCACCAAGGATGGCGACACTCCCCTGCTGAGAGCTGTACGAAATCGTAACTTGGAGATTGTGCATCTGCTGCTAGATCGGAAGGCCAAGGTGACTGCTAGCGATAAAAGGGGCGACACCTGCCTGCACATTGCAATGCGGGCAAGGAGCAAGGCGATTGTGGAGGCTCTCCTGCGAAATCCGAAGCACAGTCAGCTCTTGTATAGAGCCAACAAAGCTGGAGAAACGCCCTACAACATTGACTCCCTGCACCAGAAGACCATATTGGGCCAGGTCTTTGGCGCCAGACGTCTGAACACCAACGAGGACTCTGAGGGAATGCTGGGCTACGAGCTGTACTCCTCTGCCTTAGCGGATGTGCTCAGTGAGCCGACATTAACCACTCCCATTACCGTGGGACTCTACGCCAAATGGGGCAGTGGAAAGAGTTTCCTGCTAAATAAGCTGCGCGACGAGATGAACAACTTTGCGCGCCAGTGGGCGGAACCACCGATTCGAACCAGTGGCCTGCTCTTCATCGTCTGCCTTCATTTGGCATTGCTCATTGGAACTATTGTGGGACTGAGCACCTGGTCAGCGGTTGTGGGCGTGTCGGCGGCTGTCGGATTCTTGCTGCTCGCTTATCTGCTTCTGGCAGCAGTGAGATACTGCAATTACCAGATGGACATGCAGTGGGCCTACTCTGTGCAACATGGTCTCGAGAAGAGAATGACGAGATTGCGTCTGATACTTCAGGTGGCCTTTTGCCATCCGCCGGGACCACAATCGGATTCACAGGCCAAACCCGTGCGGTTTCACTTTGCGGAGGCCAACAGCGCTTCACCCACAGGTGATGGAGCTGTAGCTCATATGTTGGCCGCTCTCTTAGATGCTATAGAATCTCACTACGGATGGCTGGCCACGAGATTGTACCGAGCCTTTCGTCCGAAGTGCTTGAAAGTGGATGTTGGCTGGCGTTGGCGTCGCATGTGCTGTATCCCAATCGTTTTGGTCTTCGAACTAGCCCTCGTCACCCTGGTTACTGGCATCTCTCTCATCGTGGCCTACTTCACGTTTGCCGATGAGAAGGAAAAGGAACAGATATTGGTCGCTCTTTATGTGATTGCAGCCGTGATGGGCACGCTGATCTGTACACATCTCCATGTCCTGGCTAAGGTGTTTGTATCCCTGTTCACCTCCCACATCCGACTGCTGAAGAGGGCTGTTCGGTCCAGTGAATCGGCTCCGTTGACTATGCTGGGTGCCGAGGTGGCCGTGATGACGGACATGGTCAAGTGCCTGGATGCTTTCACCAATCAGCAGAGTCGCTTAGTTGGCGTGATCGATGCCTTGGATTCCTGTGACACCGAGAGGATTCTCACTCTTCTGAATGCTGTGCAAACGCTTCTTTCTTCACCTAACCGACCATTTGTTTTGCTCATTTCTGTGGATCCACACGTCATAGCCAAAGCAGCGGAGGCTAATAGCCGACGACTCTTTACGGAGGGCGGAATCGGAGGACATGACTTCCTGAGAAATTTGGTGCATCTGCCTGTTTATTTGCAAAACTCCGGACTGAGAAAGGTACAACGAGCCCAGATGACAGCGCTGCTGTTCAAGCGAAGTGGCGGAGGAGATTACCAGACAGACGATGGACCGACATTGGGTCACTCTGTATCTGCTCGTCGACTGTCCAATGCCTCTGAGATAATCTCCAGTCAGGAGAAGCTCCGCGGACCCGCCCGAGGAGGTGGTGGAAAGAAGATGCGTCTCTCCGAATCCGTGGCCAGCTCTACTGGTTCCAATCTTCACCGCCTGGGTCAGAACCCACAGACTGTGCTTGATCTATCGCGCATTGTGCTCACGGATGATTACTTCAGCGATGTGAATCCACGAAGTATGCGCCGCCTGATGAACGTGATCTACATCACGGTGCGCTTGCTCAAGGCCTTCCAGATTGACTTCAGCTGGTATCGTCTTAGTTCCTGGATCAATCTGACTGAGCAGTGGCCATTGAGGGCAAGTATGATAGTGCTGCATCACGACCAGTTCATGGATGGCAATGCGGATGAGAGTGTTTCGCTGCAAAGCGTTTACGAGAA ACTGCGACCGAAACTCGCTTACTTGAGAGAGGCTGCTCCACTCCTGGAGTTGGATCGAGATGAACGAAAGCTCGACGCCTTCCTGCAGCTGCACAAATCAGATTTACTCGTGGCGGATCTGCGCATCTTCTTGCCCTTCACCATTAATCTGGATCCTTACTTAAGAAAGGTCTTAAAGG AGGATCAGCAAACCATCGAGGACGAGGGTTCCCTAGTGATACAAACCAGGCCCAGCGTTTCCAATACCATGCGTCAATTCCCAGCGCCCACCACCTACGTGCCTTCGCCGCAGGCCTATCCACCCTACCAAATGTTCCAGAACGAGTATCCTGCCAATGAGCTACGCTCCAGGAATCTCAGCACGAGCACAGAGCCTGTCACCCCGCTTATTAGCTCACCTAGTGATTCGTTTGGT GATGACATCCTGCAAACCAAGCTGACCGATTTGACCGTCGAGGGAGTCATCAGTCTGCTGGAGCGGATCGAGGACATGAAACCATCGTTGGCCAAACTAGCTCCTGTGCTCCGCGAGAACGCAATCAATGGTCGTGTCCTGAAGCACTGCGATATGCCGGATCTGAAATCG GTTCTGGGCCTGAGCTTTGGCCACTGGGAGCTGTTCCGCCTGCTGATCACCACGTTGCGGGAATGCGAGCGTTTGCCACGAAAGCAGCcgcgccagcagcaacaaccggCCGCGTTGGAGGCGCCATCGAATGTCCCAATGATTAAGGATGTTACGGATGCCCTGATGCAGCCACCCAGGGAATCCCTCTCGCGGAAGAACTCTGTCAGTCATATGGAGAAGCAG TCAAAAGTGCATGACTACGAGTATCTGCAG GTCACGCTGGAGGAGCAGATGATCTGCGGCACCTTACAGACTCTGAATGAGGAGGCGTACGAGGATGTGGCCAGTAGCGAGAGACCGAGTCCCACAGGTGAGATGTTGGCGGCAGCCGCACAACTGCAATTAGCACCCATACGCGAGTCCTCCGAGTTCGGATCGCCTTCCGACGATCAGAAGCAGTATGGGGTCAAGataagcaacaacaacaacaaccagtaCTTGCATGCGGAGTACAACCGGAGCGTTAGCACGCACTCCCTGCAGAGTCTGAGCACTCTGGTGGGTGCACCCGGTGGTCATGGTGGTTCCGGTGGCGGTCACCTGCACCTGGGCAATG AACTCGACACGCCGAGTGCCGGAGCAGCAATGACGACCCCATTGCTCGGTGCCTCCGGCTCTGTGCCACCGCCAACAGGTCGGGATTCTATTTTAAAACAGCAGGGAAGCGTCAAAGTCGACAAGCGAGTATCGATTCAACAAACGGCgaccaacaataacaacaagctTACGCCAAATGTGGAGTATGTTTCCGAACGCCAGCCGGAGGTCCAAGGAGCAACCAAGCGCTTGACAACCAAGCCGCCACCAG GACCTCGTCCCGCATCGCTGATCATCACCAGAAACGATTCCAACTCACAGTTCCAGCTGCTGCGATCCTCCTCAGTGGACTACGACGATGTGGAGGCCCAGGAGCACCGAACCACGATTAGGACCACTTTGCTGGAACAGCAGGAGGAAGAGGAATCAGCCCCGTTCGTGTTTACAGTGCGAAAATGA